GGCCCAATTGATGGGATTTTAGGGCCGCAAATGGCAGCAGCATTACGGGAAGTGCAAAAGAAACATAAACTGCCAGAAACCGGAACAGCAACACAAGAAACTCTGACTATATTACGAGAAGAATTCGCTAAAGGTCAGCGAGGTGGGACTGGAGGAGAACATGCTATTGCTGGGTTAAATAGCGGTAGCCCCAGAATTGCCGATGAAATCGCTCTCCGCAACCCCTGCCGCATCATTGCCCTATTTCCTATTACTGGCGAAGATGAAGGGGTTAAGGCTCAAGTTTCTGCCTATTGCCCCATCCAAAAGCAATCGTCAAGCACACTTATCTGCTGCGAATACATTACTCTGAGTGGAACTGCTGCTGCCTTAGAACGTATCGGTGGTATGATTCCAGCATTGTTGATTGGCGGTTTGCCGAAGTTTCTCTGGTGGAAGGCGACACCAGACCCTAACAACGGTCTATTCAAACGCCTAGCAGCAATCTGCAATAATGTCATTGTCGATTCTTGCAACTTTAACGAGCCAGAAAGTGATTTACTCCGCCTAGAAGAGTTGGTAGAAGCTGGTGTACCTTTAGCGGATTTGAACTGGCGTCGCCTCGCATCATGGCAGGAATTGACAGCTGAAGCCTACGATTCGCCTAAGCGTCGTGCCGCCCTCAGAGAAATTGACCGCGTGACGATTGATTACGAAAAAGGCAATCCCGCCCAAGCTTTGCTGTTTTTGGGTTGGCTGGCAAGTCGATTGGAATGGCAACCAGTTTCTTATCAAAAGGAAAGCGGTGATTATGATATCACTCGCATCCATTTTATTTCTCAAGATCAACGACAAGTAGAAGCGGAGTTAGCAGGAGTTCCCGTTGCGGATGTGGGCGATATTATTGGTGACTTGATTGCCTTGCGTCTCAGTTCCACAAATCCCCAGGCAGACTGTGGTACAGTTATCTGCTCGGAAACTGGTGGTTGTATGCGGATGGAAACACATGGTGGTGCCCAATCTGCCGGTCTGTTTCAACAG
The Nostoc punctiforme PCC 73102 genome window above contains:
- the opcA gene encoding glucose-6-phosphate dehydrogenase assembly protein OpcA, giving the protein MALQTSTIFSLQAPKDISLNEIDAELNQIWQSYGITGEDGGLPSATRATTFTLVVYEPEETQYLLAALGFYNGPIDGILGPQMAAALREVQKKHKLPETGTATQETLTILREEFAKGQRGGTGGEHAIAGLNSGSPRIADEIALRNPCRIIALFPITGEDEGVKAQVSAYCPIQKQSSSTLICCEYITLSGTAAALERIGGMIPALLIGGLPKFLWWKATPDPNNGLFKRLAAICNNVIVDSCNFNEPESDLLRLEELVEAGVPLADLNWRRLASWQELTAEAYDSPKRRAALREIDRVTIDYEKGNPAQALLFLGWLASRLEWQPVSYQKESGDYDITRIHFISQDQRQVEAELAGVPVADVGDIIGDLIALRLSSTNPQADCGTVICSETGGCMRMETHGGAQSAGLFQQVTSLSEQKAEALLSQQVQRWGRESLFEESLGVTANIFKLAN